One genomic region from Clostridium saccharobutylicum DSM 13864 encodes:
- the uraA gene encoding uracil permease, producing MINSDKILDNENQFVDVTEKIPLMRAIPLSIQHLFAMFGSSVLVPLIFKVDPTTVLFFNGIGTLLYAFITQKKIPAYLGSSFAFIAPVLSLYSQGYDFQTIQGGFVFVGIAFTAIAIIVGYTGMGWVNKLFPPAAMGSIITIIGLELASNAADMAGFPVGGSNTQTLNVTWVIVSMVTLITVILCNVLLKGFLKVIPILIGIVVGYITSYFMGLVDFSTVNNASFFVVPNIKLAHFDMNAILTILPAAFVVIAEHVGHLKVTSSIVGKDLATDPGLHRSLLGDGLSTIISGMFGSVPTTTYGENIGVLALTKVYSVYVISGAGLVSIILGFSGKISALISTIPTPVIGGVSILLFGTIATSGLRTFIEEKVDFSKSRNLILASIIFVVGMSGIKLTLGNLELKGMGLATIVAIVLSLSFMIFDKLGIMNEEE from the coding sequence ATGATAAATAGTGATAAAATATTAGATAATGAAAATCAGTTTGTAGACGTTACAGAAAAGATTCCTTTAATGAGGGCAATTCCATTAAGTATTCAACATTTGTTTGCAATGTTTGGATCATCAGTTCTAGTTCCACTTATTTTTAAAGTTGACCCAACTACAGTTCTATTTTTTAATGGTATAGGTACATTATTATATGCGTTTATTACTCAAAAGAAGATTCCAGCATATTTAGGTTCAAGTTTTGCTTTTATAGCACCAGTATTATCATTATATAGTCAAGGATATGATTTCCAAACAATACAAGGTGGTTTTGTATTTGTAGGAATAGCTTTTACAGCAATAGCAATCATTGTAGGTTACACTGGAATGGGATGGGTGAATAAATTATTTCCACCAGCAGCAATGGGATCAATAATAACAATAATAGGCTTAGAGTTAGCTAGTAATGCTGCTGATATGGCCGGCTTTCCAGTAGGAGGAAGTAATACACAAACATTAAATGTAACATGGGTAATTGTCTCTATGGTAACTTTAATTACAGTGATTTTATGTAATGTGTTACTAAAAGGATTTTTGAAAGTTATACCAATACTTATAGGTATAGTAGTAGGATATATTACATCATATTTTATGGGATTAGTAGATTTTAGTACAGTAAATAATGCAAGCTTTTTTGTAGTACCAAATATAAAATTAGCTCATTTTGATATGAATGCAATACTTACAATACTGCCAGCTGCATTTGTAGTAATTGCTGAACATGTTGGACATTTAAAAGTTACTAGCAGCATTGTAGGAAAAGATTTAGCAACTGATCCAGGGTTACATAGATCTCTACTTGGAGACGGATTATCAACTATTATCTCTGGAATGTTTGGTTCAGTTCCTACAACAACTTATGGTGAGAATATAGGAGTTTTAGCATTAACAAAGGTGTATAGTGTATATGTAATTAGTGGTGCAGGATTAGTATCAATAATTTTAGGATTTTCAGGAAAAATATCAGCACTTATTAGTACAATCCCTACACCAGTTATAGGAGGAGTAAGTATTCTATTGTTTGGAACAATAGCAACTTCTGGTTTAAGAACTTTTATTGAAGAAAAGGTTGATTTTTCTAAGTCAAGAAATTTAATTCTTGCTTCAATAATATTTGTAGTAGGAATGAGTGGTATAAAATTAACTTTAGGAAATTTAGAGCTAAAAGGAATGGGATTAGCTACTATAGTGGCAATTGTGTTAAGCTTAAGTTTTATGATATTTGATAAATTAGGAATAATGAACGAAGAGGAATAA
- a CDS encoding Crp/Fnr family transcriptional regulator, protein MQYNEEELRKLKVFSDISEKSISLIDKYGKIKKYVAGDIIFSDKETVNIIYIVVSGTVSLYKINENGQKKVIFILDKGKIINEVIIQGLPSSVNCEVFEDAEILSINKYKLLKIMEGDFQLTKVVIESLASKVRRMYRQLKNTPSSIKIEKKLAAKIYKLGKDYGINSNEGIIVDMNISITYLADLLGSQRETISRAVKVLQNADLIHYKDKKIFIPNLQKLSDYFKTS, encoded by the coding sequence ATGCAGTATAATGAAGAAGAACTTAGAAAATTGAAGGTTTTTTCTGATATATCAGAGAAGTCTATTTCTTTAATTGATAAATACGGAAAAATAAAAAAATATGTAGCAGGAGATATAATATTTTCAGATAAGGAAACGGTAAATATAATTTATATAGTTGTTAGTGGAACTGTATCATTATATAAAATTAATGAAAATGGACAAAAAAAAGTGATTTTTATTTTAGATAAAGGAAAAATAATCAATGAGGTAATAATTCAGGGATTACCATCCTCTGTTAATTGCGAAGTGTTTGAGGATGCAGAAATATTATCAATAAATAAATACAAATTGTTAAAGATAATGGAGGGTGATTTTCAACTTACAAAAGTAGTTATAGAATCATTAGCAAGTAAGGTTAGGCGTATGTATAGACAATTAAAAAATACACCCTCTTCTATAAAGATTGAAAAGAAGCTTGCAGCCAAAATATATAAGTTAGGAAAAGATTATGGAATTAACAGCAATGAAGGAATAATTGTTGATATGAACATAAGTATTACTTATCTTGCAGATTTACTTGGTAGTCAAAGAGAAACAATTTCAAGAGCTGTTAAAGTGTTACAAAACGCTGATTTAATTCATTATAAAGACAAAAAAATATTTATACCTAATTTGCAAAAACTTTCTGATTATTTCAAAACATCGTGA
- a CDS encoding thioester domain-containing protein: MNLKKFIKVLCCFIIFNLLGSTILGAGMPDTVKIITEKGTLNKVQYDGYDIQAERIRIDGSNDIVYCLEINNKYPSGQSFSLNEKPTDKVSNVIAAGYPNRSIAELNLDNENDAYFATQVAIWVAHEGYDINKIKGDNSKIVEAIKSIYNEGINKKYDNKIQTQVYKTNDESIQEVIVISYDDLTAEEKAESEQMEYPPQEG; encoded by the coding sequence GTGAATTTAAAAAAATTTATAAAGGTATTATGTTGCTTTATTATTTTCAATTTGCTAGGAAGTACTATTTTGGGTGCTGGTATGCCTGATACTGTTAAAATAATTACAGAGAAAGGAACTTTAAATAAAGTTCAATATGATGGCTACGATATTCAAGCAGAAAGAATAAGGATAGATGGAAGCAATGATATTGTGTATTGCTTAGAAATAAATAATAAATATCCATCAGGGCAAAGTTTTTCATTAAATGAAAAGCCAACTGATAAAGTTTCTAATGTTATTGCAGCTGGATATCCTAATAGATCCATTGCAGAATTAAATTTAGATAACGAAAATGATGCATATTTTGCAACTCAAGTTGCTATATGGGTTGCACATGAAGGCTATGATATCAATAAAATAAAAGGTGATAATTCTAAAATAGTTGAAGCAATAAAAAGTATATATAATGAGGGAATAAATAAAAAGTATGATAATAAAATACAAACGCAAGTTTATAAAACAAATGATGAATCAATTCAAGAAGTAATAGTTATATCATATGATGATTTAACAGCTGAAGAAAAAGCAGAGTCAGAACAAATGGAGTATCCTCCACAAGAAGGTTAA
- a CDS encoding IS256 family transposase, producing MKVPDINYQEEIKKCKSMDDVVGKNGLMQKLLKDVMQQLLEAEMDEHLGREKYERADNESEKNYRNGYSKKDVRSSYGKVPLDIPRDRKSEFEPRAIRKYETECSELDKKIIGLYARGMSTRDIQSELEELYGIDVSPSMISKITDKVMDAAAEWQNRMLDPVYPIVYMDAVHFKVRDEHRIVSKAAYICMGVDMNGYKDILGIWIGEAEGAKFWLSVCNDLNNRGVKDILIACMDGLRGLPDAIRAVFPKVCIQNCIIHQIRNSIKYVSYKNRKEFMKDLKLVYKADTEEIALAQLDELKKKWDNLYDSVVDSWYENWDKLSTYFSYTKEIRKMIYTTNTLEGFNRQLRKFTKIRTVFPTDDSLRKSLYLATDQVMKKWTSPLPNWGVTLLKFEIMFKERINEALAV from the coding sequence ATGAAAGTACCAGATATTAATTATCAAGAAGAAATTAAAAAGTGTAAAAGCATGGATGATGTTGTAGGTAAGAATGGATTGATGCAAAAGCTATTAAAAGATGTTATGCAACAATTGCTTGAAGCGGAAATGGATGAACATTTAGGCAGAGAGAAGTATGAAAGAGCCGATAACGAAAGTGAAAAGAATTATCGAAATGGTTATTCTAAAAAAGATGTTAGAAGTAGTTACGGGAAGGTACCTTTAGATATTCCACGAGACAGAAAATCAGAGTTTGAGCCAAGAGCAATTCGAAAGTATGAAACAGAATGTAGTGAACTGGATAAAAAAATAATTGGTTTGTATGCACGTGGAATGTCTACAAGAGATATTCAATCCGAACTCGAAGAGCTCTATGGTATAGATGTCTCTCCATCAATGATATCGAAAATAACAGATAAAGTGATGGACGCAGCAGCAGAATGGCAAAACAGAATGTTAGACCCAGTATATCCTATAGTATATATGGATGCGGTTCATTTTAAGGTAAGAGATGAACATAGAATTGTTTCTAAAGCAGCATATATTTGTATGGGAGTTGATATGAATGGCTATAAAGATATTTTAGGAATTTGGATAGGCGAAGCTGAAGGTGCAAAATTTTGGTTAAGTGTATGCAATGATTTAAATAATCGTGGCGTTAAAGACATCTTAATTGCATGTATGGATGGATTAAGAGGCTTACCAGACGCAATTAGAGCTGTTTTTCCAAAGGTATGTATTCAAAATTGTATAATACATCAAATAAGAAATTCGATAAAATATGTCTCTTATAAAAACAGAAAAGAATTTATGAAAGATTTGAAGCTTGTTTATAAAGCAGATACAGAGGAAATTGCGCTAGCGCAGCTCGATGAGTTGAAGAAAAAATGGGATAATCTTTATGATTCTGTAGTGGATTCATGGTATGAAAACTGGGATAAATTATCTACATATTTTTCTTATACTAAAGAAATTAGAAAGATGATTTATACTACCAATACACTTGAAGGTTTTAATAGGCAACTAAGAAAATTCACTAAGATTAGAACTGTATTTCCAACTGATGATTCATTACGAAAGTCATTGTATTTAGCAACAGATCAAGTTATGAAAAAATGGACTTCACCACTTCCAAACTGGGGTGTTACACTTTTAAAATTTGAAATAATGTTTAAAGAAAGAATCAACGAAGCGTTAGCTGTATAG
- a CDS encoding tyrosine-type recombinase/integrase: MINSINNYKNYLLESGKSENTIYAYVTDVSLYLRFLNRKKIDIYKSDKLTVMSYIQNLLNQGKSERSINRIVISLRNFYSYLKNEGLINEVPKIEYKSSKNNRKLPQILTIEEVDKIIRIVEKDCPKGIRDNALLELMYATGMKVSELIALNVEDVNLDLNFVRCTDNKHYERLIPIGRSACKALTEYLSIRYKIADCGVSNLFVNLNGNKLTRQGIWRIVKEYARKAGIDKDVNLNTFRHSFAVHLLQNGANVRAVQKLLGNQVLTYMDTYYEIINNDKISYIYMHTHPRA, translated from the coding sequence ATGATAAATAGTATAAATAATTATAAAAATTATTTGCTAGAGAGTGGTAAAAGTGAAAATACTATATATGCATATGTAACTGATGTAAGTTTATATTTAAGATTTTTAAATAGAAAAAAGATTGATATATACAAGAGTGATAAACTAACAGTTATGTCATATATACAAAATCTCTTGAATCAAGGCAAATCAGAAAGATCAATTAATAGAATAGTAATAAGCCTTAGGAATTTTTACTCATATTTAAAGAATGAGGGCTTAATTAATGAAGTACCTAAAATTGAATATAAAAGCTCTAAAAACAATAGAAAATTACCACAAATTTTAACCATTGAGGAAGTAGATAAAATTATTAGAATAGTTGAAAAGGATTGCCCAAAGGGAATACGTGATAATGCACTATTGGAATTAATGTATGCAACAGGAATGAAGGTTTCTGAACTCATAGCCTTAAATGTTGAAGATGTTAATCTTGATTTGAATTTTGTAAGATGCACTGATAATAAACATTACGAAAGATTAATACCTATAGGTAGAAGTGCTTGTAAAGCATTAACAGAATATTTAAGTATAAGATATAAAATTGCGGATTGTGGTGTATCTAATCTTTTTGTAAACTTAAATGGTAATAAGCTAACAAGACAGGGAATTTGGAGAATAGTTAAAGAGTATGCTAGAAAAGCTGGTATTGATAAAGATGTAAATTTAAATACATTTAGACATTCTTTTGCAGTCCACTTACTTCAAAATGGTGCAAACGTGAGAGCAGTTCAAAAGTTACTTGGAAATCAAGTTTTAACATATATGGACACATATTATGAGATAATAAATAATGATAAAATTAGTTATATCTATATGCACACACATCCAAGAGCTTAA
- the spoIIM gene encoding stage II sporulation protein M, with the protein MNFAIDKLNTTFKDKKAYFFIVLIMFCLGISFGLYTVKYMGVADKSDLMNYFLSFTSSIGNEPVNYGSLLFEVIKKNMLLIVPIFILGLTFFGAPIILILDLIKGFTLGYTFSFMVTTFEGKGIGLALVSIIPQNLIYIPCFIGLSVICLAMSTDRFKERFFKRGQSKDSCLNGALNKLIIIIILFIAGILVETYISPGLIKFVAKRFYL; encoded by the coding sequence ATGAATTTTGCTATTGATAAATTGAATACTACATTTAAGGATAAGAAAGCCTATTTTTTTATTGTATTAATAATGTTTTGTTTAGGAATATCCTTTGGACTTTATACAGTCAAGTACATGGGGGTCGCAGATAAAAGTGATTTGATGAACTACTTCTTAAGTTTTACTAGTTCTATAGGAAATGAACCTGTTAATTATGGAAGCTTATTGTTTGAGGTTATTAAGAAAAACATGCTTCTAATTGTACCTATATTTATATTGGGATTAACTTTTTTTGGAGCGCCTATAATATTAATATTAGATTTAATAAAGGGTTTCACTTTAGGATATACGTTTTCTTTTATGGTGACTACTTTTGAAGGCAAGGGAATAGGACTAGCATTAGTATCTATCATTCCTCAAAATTTAATATACATTCCATGTTTCATAGGACTAAGTGTTATTTGCTTAGCTATGTCAACAGACAGGTTCAAAGAAAGGTTTTTTAAACGCGGGCAAAGCAAAGATTCCTGTTTGAATGGTGCATTGAATAAGTTAATTATAATTATAATATTATTTATAGCAGGTATACTAGTTGAAACTTATATATCACCAGGTCTTATAAAATTTGTGGCTAAGAGATTCTATTTATAA
- a CDS encoding IS4 family transposase codes for MSNIQFTQVILHSRKFTLYDLVKFFIAAATNEYKSYRHGVENMEADGLTLVDYSTISKKATDVNYEISKTLFEIIISKCNRQMRRILNLPKQLVAIDSTTVTVGENRLKWAKFKGEKSGIKLHVALNISNCTPQKVVETIAKKHDGPIGEELVDVNSILVEDRAYGKHQRFDMFKEIDQSFVIRIKNNIILSQSRKLKSFVEENSSVVQDMTCYLGTKTKKTQNRFRVVEFTDYHGKSVKVCTDLMDVTPEKIANIYKERWKIETFFKFIKQNLNVKRLFGTTENAVYNQLFISLITYVLLNFTYVETNKNLKYVKLSLVQFIRKLINNTHKVEVYVSINLFLNNMKNKLIDWS; via the coding sequence ATATCAAATATTCAATTTACACAAGTTATTCTACATTCTCGAAAATTCACGTTATATGATCTAGTTAAATTTTTTATAGCAGCAGCTACTAATGAATATAAAAGTTATAGACATGGCGTTGAAAATATGGAAGCTGATGGACTAACTCTTGTAGATTATTCAACTATTTCTAAAAAAGCAACTGATGTAAATTATGAAATTTCGAAAACTTTATTTGAAATTATTATATCTAAATGTAATCGTCAAATGCGAAGAATTTTAAATTTACCAAAACAACTGGTAGCTATTGATTCAACTACCGTGACCGTAGGTGAGAATCGTCTTAAATGGGCAAAATTTAAAGGTGAAAAATCAGGAATAAAACTTCATGTAGCTCTAAATATTAGTAACTGTACACCTCAAAAAGTTGTTGAAACTATTGCGAAAAAGCATGATGGACCTATAGGTGAAGAGTTAGTAGACGTAAATTCTATTTTAGTTGAAGATAGAGCCTATGGAAAGCATCAAAGATTTGATATGTTCAAAGAAATAGATCAATCTTTTGTTATAAGAATAAAAAATAATATAATACTCTCACAATCAAGAAAATTAAAAAGTTTTGTAGAAGAAAATTCTTCTGTAGTTCAAGATATGACTTGCTATTTAGGTACAAAAACTAAAAAAACTCAAAATAGATTTAGAGTAGTTGAATTTACTGATTATCATGGTAAATCAGTAAAAGTTTGTACTGACCTAATGGATGTTACTCCAGAAAAAATCGCGAATATATATAAAGAACGTTGGAAAATTGAGACTTTTTTTAAATTTATAAAACAAAATTTAAATGTAAAGAGATTGTTTGGAACAACTGAAAATGCTGTATATAATCAACTTTTTATATCACTAATAACATATGTTTTGCTTAATTTTACTTACGTTGAAACGAATAAAAATTTAAAATACGTGAAATTATCATTAGTTCAATTTATAAGAAAACTTATTAACAATACGCATAAGGTTGAAGTCTATGTATCTATTAACTTATTTTTGAACAACATGAAAAATAAGTTAATAGATTGGAGTTAA
- a CDS encoding MFS transporter: MNNLELRGNSKQGLTGATVGFFIGFAAVALYGSTVTVFKQNFAGINPILLALLVSAPSLSGSLLRIPFAAWVDTTGGRKPFIVLLILSIIGMLGLYIVMAFFKENLSQYYWILFILALLSGCGIATFSVGVSQTSYWFPQNKQGVALGLYGGVGNIAPGIFMVIIPNIALPLWGLSGSYLAWLIFLIVGTIIYSFIGQNAWYFQLIEKGLKKEEAKKIASQDYGQELFPNNKISESLGMSAKSWKTWALVLIYFATFGGFMALTSWFPTYWTSLFKLSIKSAGLLTALYSIITSVTRIYAGKIADKKGGESTARFSLFIMLIGAVCMTLSSSVAFSIVGILILAIGMGATNAAVFKIVPKAVPHAIGGASGWIGGIGALGGFVIPPLMASFIDQSGSNLAGYSMGFLVFIVLAVIALIILALINKANKQNIPA; the protein is encoded by the coding sequence ATGAATAACTTGGAACTAAGGGGTAACTCTAAACAAGGTCTTACAGGTGCTACAGTTGGTTTTTTTATTGGATTTGCAGCTGTTGCACTTTATGGATCTACAGTTACTGTATTTAAACAAAATTTTGCAGGTATAAATCCAATTTTACTTGCTTTACTAGTATCAGCACCATCGCTATCTGGTTCACTACTAAGGATACCGTTTGCTGCTTGGGTTGATACTACTGGTGGAAGAAAACCTTTTATAGTCTTACTTATATTATCTATAATCGGAATGCTTGGACTATATATCGTAATGGCATTTTTTAAAGAAAACTTAAGTCAATATTATTGGATATTATTTATTCTTGCACTATTATCCGGCTGTGGTATAGCTACATTTTCTGTCGGCGTTAGCCAAACATCATACTGGTTCCCTCAAAACAAGCAAGGAGTTGCTTTAGGTCTTTATGGAGGAGTTGGTAATATAGCTCCTGGAATATTCATGGTTATAATTCCTAATATAGCACTTCCACTTTGGGGCTTATCAGGTTCATATTTAGCATGGTTAATTTTTCTAATCGTTGGTACAATAATATATTCTTTTATTGGTCAAAATGCATGGTATTTTCAACTTATTGAAAAGGGATTAAAGAAAGAAGAAGCTAAAAAAATAGCATCACAAGATTATGGACAAGAATTATTTCCTAATAACAAAATAAGTGAAAGCTTAGGAATGTCAGCTAAATCATGGAAGACTTGGGCATTAGTTTTAATATATTTTGCAACTTTTGGAGGTTTTATGGCACTTACAAGTTGGTTTCCTACATATTGGACTAGCTTATTTAAATTATCTATAAAATCTGCTGGTTTGTTGACTGCTCTTTATTCAATTATAACTTCCGTAACTAGAATTTATGCTGGAAAAATAGCAGATAAAAAAGGTGGAGAATCAACTGCACGTTTTTCACTTTTCATAATGCTTATTGGAGCAGTATGCATGACTCTAAGTTCATCTGTTGCATTCTCAATTGTTGGAATATTAATTCTGGCTATTGGTATGGGTGCTACTAATGCAGCTGTATTTAAGATAGTGCCTAAGGCAGTACCTCATGCTATTGGAGGTGCATCAGGCTGGATAGGAGGAATAGGTGCACTTGGTGGTTTTGTGATACCACCATTAATGGCATCTTTTATAGATCAATCAGGTAGTAATTTGGCTGGTTATTCAATGGGATTTTTAGTATTTATAGTTTTAGCTGTAATTGCACTTATTATATTAGCATTAATCAATAAGGCAAATAAACAAAACATACCAGCTTAA
- a CDS encoding YecA family protein, with the protein MISIKNNATAEEYNNFIDGLANGYESYVQEINNLINEIKQCISKCNPLELLKYAYHNFFMSILGITSEVQQTKEQVYMGREIEYIQSVLVSSESYYDFSVPPNDDSKTFYCISEKIQKLYTLVERYCIFHTAKIKKEKNIELDLEKEKFLVEAQLSVFVRGDRYSVYEIPTIRTLLQPHNDEFIKQYNISVDDFVKGLESIKKSLTHGVMDTMGILNSLHEDFKTSMREETGDIREKYNNHIEADEKLSERKEKFIENFCGYGLFDLTKLTNWPKKLLEDLSFSLNENKRFYEDDLYGGWPLVELPVYERPFINVNDSFYCFDYYNLFDNIYRVIQKLIKRVDPLYAQKWNKRQMEITESMVGDLFKKVLPGCTLYESNYYPKNKSLKDCAENDLIVIYDDNIIIVEVKGGSYTYRSPILDIESHIKSLETLVGAADSQAERTLTYLKSAENVKLYDSKKKEKCNISINDFEEVTLMCVTLDNFNEFAAKIEKLNFMSLNKNTIALSIDDFRVYTDYFDSPLTFLHYLKERKLVTRNKALNLNDELDHLGMYIKHNIYSDMYSNENYNYVNMYGYREEIDKYFNSLDNESIHIDKPVQNIPGEFLEIINFLDKSKLVGRRKLSSFLLNFAEDAKFQLVEGIKRMLKRQKEINRMTQLSLMGEIPMSLFCHQPSISDMPEEECREYTMATMLKAKDKFRLELHLFYDNNNVLIDLKFKFHQYEDIPDEQIGQLKQVGDKIVLSRIENFKKVKGKKIGRNDPCPCGSGKKYKKCCGK; encoded by the coding sequence ATGATATCTATAAAAAACAATGCTACTGCAGAAGAATATAATAATTTTATAGATGGTCTAGCAAATGGGTATGAATCATATGTACAAGAAATTAATAATTTAATTAATGAAATAAAACAGTGTATTTCAAAATGTAATCCATTAGAATTATTAAAATATGCATATCATAATTTTTTTATGTCTATTTTAGGAATTACATCTGAAGTGCAACAAACGAAAGAACAAGTATATATGGGAAGAGAAATTGAATATATACAAAGTGTATTAGTATCAAGTGAAAGTTACTATGATTTTAGTGTACCTCCAAATGACGACTCTAAAACATTTTATTGTATTTCTGAAAAAATACAAAAACTATATACTTTAGTTGAACGATACTGTATCTTTCATACAGCAAAAATAAAAAAAGAAAAAAATATAGAGTTAGATTTAGAAAAAGAAAAGTTTTTGGTAGAAGCTCAATTAAGTGTATTTGTGCGTGGTGATAGGTATTCTGTATACGAAATACCAACTATAAGAACATTATTACAACCACATAATGATGAATTTATAAAACAATATAATATATCAGTTGATGATTTTGTTAAAGGATTAGAAAGCATAAAAAAGTCTTTAACTCATGGGGTAATGGATACAATGGGTATATTAAATTCGTTGCATGAAGATTTTAAAACATCGATGAGGGAAGAAACAGGAGATATTCGTGAAAAATATAATAACCATATAGAAGCAGATGAAAAATTATCAGAAAGAAAAGAGAAGTTTATTGAAAACTTTTGTGGCTATGGATTATTTGATTTAACTAAATTAACAAACTGGCCCAAGAAGTTACTTGAAGATTTATCTTTTTCACTAAATGAAAATAAAAGATTTTATGAAGATGATTTGTATGGAGGGTGGCCATTAGTTGAATTGCCAGTTTATGAGAGACCATTTATAAATGTTAATGATAGTTTTTATTGTTTTGATTATTATAATCTGTTTGACAATATATATAGAGTTATACAAAAGTTAATTAAAAGGGTAGACCCTTTGTATGCACAAAAATGGAATAAAAGACAGATGGAAATAACAGAAAGTATGGTTGGGGATTTATTTAAAAAAGTTCTACCAGGATGTACTCTATATGAATCAAATTATTATCCTAAAAATAAATCACTAAAAGATTGCGCAGAAAATGATTTAATAGTTATTTATGATGACAATATTATAATAGTAGAAGTTAAAGGCGGGTCTTACACATATAGGTCGCCAATACTTGATATAGAATCTCATATAAAATCATTGGAAACACTAGTTGGTGCAGCAGATAGTCAAGCAGAAAGAACATTAACATATCTTAAGTCTGCTGAAAATGTAAAACTATATGATAGTAAAAAAAAGGAAAAGTGTAATATATCAATAAATGACTTTGAAGAAGTAACCTTAATGTGTGTAACTTTAGATAATTTTAATGAATTTGCAGCCAAAATTGAGAAGTTAAACTTCATGAGCTTAAATAAAAATACAATAGCCTTATCTATAGATGATTTTAGGGTTTATACCGATTATTTTGATTCTCCATTGACTTTTTTACATTATTTAAAAGAGAGGAAATTAGTAACACGAAATAAAGCCTTAAATTTAAATGATGAATTAGATCATTTAGGAATGTATATAAAACATAATATATATTCAGATATGTATAGTAACGAAAATTATAACTATGTTAATATGTATGGTTATAGAGAAGAAATTGATAAGTATTTTAATTCATTGGACAATGAGAGTATTCACATAGATAAACCTGTCCAAAATATTCCAGGGGAGTTTCTTGAAATTATCAACTTCTTGGATAAATCTAAATTAGTTGGAAGAAGAAAGCTATCATCGTTTTTATTAAATTTTGCTGAAGATGCAAAGTTCCAATTGGTTGAGGGAATCAAGAGAATGTTAAAAAGGCAAAAGGAAATTAATAGAATGACACAATTAAGTTTAATGGGAGAAATTCCTATGAGTTTGTTTTGTCATCAGCCAAGTATTTCTGATATGCCAGAAGAAGAATGCAGGGAATATACGATGGCAACAATGTTAAAAGCGAAAGATAAATTTAGATTAGAATTACATTTATTTTATGATAATAATAATGTGTTAATTGATTTGAAATTTAAATTTCATCAATATGAGGATATACCAGACGAGCAAATAGGTCAATTAAAACAAGTGGGAGATAAGATTGTTTTATCAAGAATAGAAAACTTTAAAAAGGTTAAAGGTAAAAAAATAGGAAGAAATGACCCTTGTCCATGTGGAAGTGGTAAAAAATATAAAAAGTGTTGTGGTAAATAA